The following nucleotide sequence is from Methanolinea sp..
TACATCCAGTTAGCATCATCCAGCTCGGTGTCCATCTGAATGTTGTGATCGCTAGAGAAGGTGTATCCCCCTGTAGCTGAGAATTTGATGACAAACGATGCGGACCCCCGGCTTACCCCAGATACGAGGTCTCCGCTGGGGGTGACGGCAATATTTTCAACGGAGAAAGCCGATACGATGCACACCAGGCAGAAGATACCACACAGGATTCCCGTGAACTGTAACAATCTTCTCATATCAAATCACTCGAACAACGGTTCGATATCCTCATCAATGGAAAGCGGCTGGCGTTCCTTTGACCGTTCAACCTCATCCCGGGCTTCACGTGCAATTGAGAGGAGTTCCCGGATCCGGGGGGCGCTCCCGATGGTGGCAAGCAGGACGACAGATGCCACGTAACTGCTGGAAACCGGGTAATCCCCGCCCCGTACTTCGACACCAGCAATATTTTCTTCCACCCAGCTTTTAGCCTTCTCGATCCCTTTGCGGTCAAGTTCATCCGGCGGACCTGCCACAATGACGAGGGCGCGTTCAGCAGTGGAGAAATCGCAGGGGAGGGTGAGCCTGCCAAGCATCGCCCTTCTGGTCAGGGAGATGATCTTTGCCGTCCGGTCCTCACCGAGAAGTACTTCCTCGGCCGCCTCCCGCTTCCGGATCGAACCCTTGATTCCGTCGATAATACCAGATACCGAGGTGCGGGATCTACTGCTGCTGACCGCTGCAATGGCATATCCCACTGTGCTGATGCCACCTCCCCGGAGGGTATTGATGATCTCGCTTGAATCGACCACCATCTCACCGACACCGGCCCTGCCGACCTCGCCTGCCCTGAAGAGGACCCCAAACCTCCTGACAATTTCGTCGTTTAAGCGTGAGAATGCACTCTTGATGCTCTCACCCTCGTTCTTCCATGCGCTGTTGTCGAAAATGAAGGTGTTGTCTGCTTCCTTGGTAAGTGTGGCGAGGCTCCTTGCTGCGTTC
It contains:
- a CDS encoding cell division protein; this encodes MRIFFIGFGQAGGKIVDMFIEQDKKLARGSFRGIAVNTARTDLMGLKHIDLKDRILIGQTVAKGHGVGTDNAAGAKVTLDEADTIISAIDRRGTHDVDAFMIVAGLGGGTGSGGTPVLVRQLKKIYHEPVYVLGILPAPEEGRLYSLNAARSLATLTKEADNTFIFDNSAWKNEGESIKSAFSRLNDEIVRRFGVLFRAGEVGRAGVGEMVVDSSEIINTLRGGGISTVGYAIAAVSSSRSRTSVSGIIDGIKGSIRKREAAEEVLLGEDRTAKIISLTRRAMLGRLTLPCDFSTAERALVIVAGPPDELDRKGIEKAKSWVEENIAGVEVRGGDYPVSSSYVASVVLLATIGSAPRIRELLSIAREARDEVERSKERQPLSIDEDIEPLFE